One window of Sphingobacteriales bacterium genomic DNA carries:
- a CDS encoding glycosyl hydrolase: MFKELMIMMDFKKTGRSIVPFTNAVETWIFTMLLSALMLIAPCRNFENRPDNYAEEGKESAEPTPAQFARMSNFSETHHQALIQTQIARSTLSKGAATGQGKWKFAGPSNISGRITDVVMHPIDTNIIYAASATGGVFKSVDFGKTWIPVFDQQLSLSIGSIAIDPHQPDVIYVGTGEANGGGGSVTYDGTGMYKSTDGGMSWENIGLGKTGSIARIAVHPNRPEQIFAAAMGNLFKNNQERGLYKSKDGGKTWVKTLFISETTGCVDVVVHPNNPDLVFAVMWERVRRPDFRKYGGKNCGIYRSMDAGISWQKLTNGLPQADLGRIGISVSASNPEILYAVFADEQGYFQGIFRTDDSGNQWKRVNDRPLKNIYENYGWWFGAIRVDPQNPDLVFALGLDLYRTENGGKTWQNISTKAVHVDQHALYIHPLNPQLILLGNDGGVCISKNGGDLWESLPGPPVIQFYTCEADLTNSRILYGGTQDNGIMRLVNSLDNEWEILIEGDGFGVLTDPQNPETIYAAYQYGNLLKSEDGGNKFRDATDGISMSDRKIWHTPFVIDPVQSHILYYGANRLYKSLDKAANWFPVSPVLTKNGVNNNLVYGAVSAIAVATSDNQMVYAGTDDGNLWLSANNCQNWKDISVGLPLQWVSSIAVNPDQEQTVYVAFSGFRNTVYLPFLYKSVNAGLTWTNISENLPQTPVNDIIVDPTDTATVFVATDTGVFVKTCKETNWYMLGDNLPPVPVTDLCLHEKDRLLIAATYGRGMFTFSLIDNKWRKLPPKSEN, encoded by the coding sequence TTGTTTAAAGAATTAATGATTATGATGGATTTCAAAAAGACCGGCAGAAGCATAGTCCCTTTCACCAACGCTGTTGAAACCTGGATTTTCACGATGCTTTTGTCTGCTTTAATGCTTATTGCACCTTGCCGCAATTTTGAAAACCGGCCAGACAATTATGCAGAAGAAGGTAAAGAAAGTGCAGAGCCAACTCCTGCTCAGTTTGCACGTATGAGCAATTTTTCGGAAACACATCATCAGGCTTTGATTCAAACACAAATAGCCCGTTCAACCTTATCAAAAGGAGCTGCCACCGGTCAGGGAAAGTGGAAATTTGCAGGCCCGTCAAATATCAGTGGCCGTATCACCGATGTAGTCATGCATCCAATTGATACGAATATCATTTACGCTGCTTCGGCTACCGGAGGTGTTTTTAAATCGGTTGATTTTGGGAAAACTTGGATCCCTGTTTTTGACCAACAGCTCAGCCTTTCAATCGGGTCAATCGCAATAGATCCTCATCAGCCTGATGTTATTTATGTCGGCACCGGCGAAGCAAATGGAGGAGGAGGGTCTGTAACCTATGATGGAACAGGCATGTACAAAAGTACAGATGGGGGAATGAGTTGGGAAAATATAGGACTCGGCAAAACAGGAAGTATAGCCCGGATTGCTGTTCACCCCAATCGGCCGGAACAGATTTTTGCGGCTGCGATGGGAAATTTGTTTAAAAACAATCAGGAACGAGGACTCTATAAAAGCAAAGACGGAGGTAAAACCTGGGTGAAAACGCTGTTTATTTCTGAAACAACGGGATGTGTGGATGTGGTTGTTCATCCCAACAATCCGGACCTTGTTTTTGCGGTGATGTGGGAGCGGGTAAGAAGACCGGATTTTCGGAAATATGGAGGGAAAAACTGTGGTATCTACCGTTCGATGGATGCCGGCATTTCCTGGCAAAAACTCACAAACGGATTGCCACAGGCTGATCTCGGAAGAATAGGTATTTCTGTTTCGGCTTCAAATCCCGAAATTTTATATGCTGTTTTTGCCGATGAACAGGGATATTTTCAGGGAATTTTTAGAACGGATGATTCTGGCAATCAATGGAAAAGGGTGAATGACCGCCCATTGAAAAACATCTATGAAAATTATGGTTGGTGGTTTGGTGCAATACGCGTTGATCCCCAAAATCCTGATCTTGTTTTTGCCCTTGGTCTTGACTTATACCGGACTGAAAACGGAGGAAAAACCTGGCAAAACATTTCGACCAAAGCCGTTCATGTAGATCAACATGCTTTGTATATACATCCCCTAAACCCGCAACTGATTCTACTTGGAAACGATGGAGGGGTTTGTATTTCTAAAAACGGCGGAGATTTGTGGGAATCTTTGCCGGGGCCTCCGGTAATTCAGTTTTATACCTGCGAAGCTGACCTCACTAATTCGCGAATACTATACGGAGGCACTCAGGATAACGGAATTATGCGTTTGGTAAACAGTTTAGACAACGAGTGGGAAATTTTGATTGAAGGAGACGGTTTTGGGGTGTTAACAGACCCTCAAAACCCAGAAACGATTTATGCAGCTTATCAGTACGGAAACCTCCTCAAGTCTGAAGATGGCGGTAATAAGTTTCGGGATGCCACAGATGGAATTAGTATGTCTGACCGAAAAATCTGGCATACACCTTTTGTTATTGATCCTGTTCAATCGCATATCTTATACTATGGTGCCAATCGGTTATATAAATCTTTGGACAAAGCGGCGAATTGGTTTCCGGTGAGTCCTGTATTAACCAAGAACGGGGTAAACAACAATCTCGTCTATGGTGCAGTTAGCGCTATTGCAGTCGCAACTTCCGACAACCAAATGGTTTATGCAGGAACCGATGACGGAAATTTGTGGCTTTCAGCAAATAACTGTCAGAACTGGAAAGATATTTCGGTGGGCTTACCCTTACAATGGGTGAGCAGCATTGCCGTTAATCCAGACCAGGAACAAACGGTTTATGTGGCTTTTTCGGGTTTTAGAAACACCGTTTATCTACCGTTTTTATATAAATCGGTGAATGCCGGTTTAACATGGACTAATATTTCAGAAAACCTGCCTCAAACACCGGTGAATGATATCATTGTTGATCCGACAGATACTGCTACGGTTTTTGTCGCTACTGATACGGGAGTATTTGTAAAAACATGCAAAGAAACCAACTGGTATATGTTGGGCGATAACCTTCCACCGGTTCCGGTAACAGATTTATGCCTGCATGAAAAAGACCGCCTTCTGATTGCCGCCACTTATGGACGAGGGATGTTTACTTTCTCACTTATAGACAACAAATGGCGGAAATTACCTCCAAAGAGTGAAAACTAA
- a CDS encoding Nif3-like dinuclear metal center hexameric protein, with the protein MTIKDVVNILENIAPLRYQESYDNSGLIAGNPDAPFVKALICLDSTEEVIDEAIALGCNLVIAHHPIVFGGLKKITGKNYVERTVIKAIRNDINIYACHTNLDSVQNGVSRKICEKIGLQNCRILVPQNGLLKKLSVVCHHEQAEALRLIWLNSGSIQRAIDAGFTYEQTVLSTGNGFSDNSSFDGDLVRIETVFAVHQEKEIMKALNNLPPGSVLNYTINTIENTHSRIGLGMIGDMPQALEETEFLKHLKSTMQTGCIRHTKLLGKQIKTVAVCGGTGFSLLSHAIAQKADVYVTADVKYHQFFDAEHHLILADIGHFESEQFTIELIKDLLTEKITNFAAVLTQINTNPVYYL; encoded by the coding sequence ATGACCATTAAAGATGTTGTCAATATTTTAGAAAATATTGCTCCGCTTAGATATCAGGAAAGTTATGACAATAGCGGTTTGATTGCCGGAAACCCTGATGCACCCTTTGTTAAAGCATTGATTTGTCTGGATTCGACCGAGGAAGTGATTGACGAAGCGATTGCGTTGGGTTGTAACTTAGTGATTGCTCATCATCCGATTGTATTTGGTGGTTTAAAGAAAATTACCGGTAAAAATTATGTAGAACGCACGGTAATCAAGGCCATCAGAAACGATATAAACATTTATGCCTGTCATACCAATTTGGATAGTGTACAAAATGGTGTCAGCCGAAAAATCTGCGAAAAAATTGGGCTTCAGAATTGCCGCATATTAGTTCCTCAAAATGGGCTGTTAAAGAAGTTGAGCGTTGTTTGTCATCACGAACAAGCAGAAGCACTTAGGTTGATCTGGTTAAACTCCGGTTCAATTCAAAGAGCGATTGATGCCGGGTTTACGTATGAACAAACCGTTTTGAGCACAGGGAATGGTTTTTCAGACAACAGCAGTTTCGATGGCGATTTAGTCAGAATAGAAACCGTTTTTGCCGTTCATCAGGAAAAAGAAATAATGAAAGCACTTAACAACCTGCCTCCAGGTTCCGTGCTAAATTATACAATCAATACTATAGAAAATACACATTCTAGGATCGGTTTGGGCATGATTGGCGATATGCCTCAGGCACTGGAAGAAACTGAATTTTTAAAGCACTTAAAATCAACAATGCAAACCGGTTGTATCCGGCATACAAAACTCTTGGGGAAACAGATTAAAACGGTGGCTGTTTGTGGAGGTACAGGGTTTTCACTACTGTCTCATGCAATAGCACAAAAGGCCGATGTTTATGTTACTGCCGATGTTAAGTACCATCAGTTTTTTGATGCCGAACATCACTTGATTCTTGCCGATATAGGGCATTTTGAAAGTGAACAATTTACCATTGAATTGATAAAAGATTTGTTAACCGAAAAAATTACTAACTTTGCGGCCGTTTTAACTCAAATAAACACGAATCCGGTTTATTATTTGTAA
- a CDS encoding O-antigen ligase family protein encodes MSGISQQFRINPAGIFSVFAVFTLISAIMAIAENAWYLYALPMSVIFGLFVVKYFRQTYLLLWFLIPLSIEYELSSSLATDLPTEPFIVLLMGATILFALANPNTITRQLLNHPVTTILCLHVVWIGITAFFSQQLIVSGKFFVSKIWYIVVFYFLTSLLIRNEKQFKPIFWCVAIPLCFVIIQSVIRHAMLDFEFQEVNKTLTPFFRNHVNYAVMIAVVFPIAVHARTWYKSGSLERLLVHLILFVFLTGIVFAYTRAAYLSVLLIPVIYFIFAKRLTKWIAALSLFAILLLGVFMANDNRYLSYAPDYESTIYHEDLEDHIIATFEGKDVSSMERIYRWIAAARMCADRPLVGFGPGNFYSYYRYYTIDNFETYVSDNIEQSGVHNYFLMTLVDQGIIGLALFLAFCLSVLIAGEYLYRRSPPEQKRFVMTLLISFAIILLNITLGDLIEVDKIGSFFFMIAALIVNFSISSKNKEANLSLPEETNHP; translated from the coding sequence ATGTCCGGTATCAGTCAGCAGTTTCGAATCAATCCGGCAGGAATATTTTCTGTTTTTGCCGTATTTACCTTAATTTCCGCAATCATGGCCATTGCCGAAAATGCCTGGTATCTTTATGCCCTGCCGATGTCGGTCATCTTCGGACTGTTTGTTGTCAAGTATTTCAGGCAAACCTACCTGTTACTGTGGTTTTTAATACCTCTATCTATAGAGTATGAGTTAAGTAGCAGCCTTGCGACTGATTTACCTACTGAACCTTTTATTGTTTTGCTGATGGGGGCAACAATACTATTTGCACTTGCCAACCCAAACACTATAACACGACAGTTGTTAAATCACCCTGTTACAACTATACTTTGTCTGCATGTAGTCTGGATAGGGATTACAGCTTTTTTTTCCCAACAACTTATCGTTTCGGGAAAGTTTTTTGTTTCAAAAATCTGGTATATCGTTGTTTTTTACTTTCTGACCTCTTTGCTTATCAGGAACGAAAAACAGTTTAAACCTATCTTTTGGTGCGTTGCCATCCCCTTGTGCTTTGTTATCATTCAATCTGTCATCCGGCACGCCATGCTTGATTTTGAGTTTCAGGAAGTCAATAAGACATTAACTCCGTTTTTCAGAAACCATGTCAATTATGCAGTAATGATTGCCGTAGTTTTCCCTATTGCAGTTCATGCAAGAACATGGTATAAAAGTGGGAGTTTAGAGCGGTTGCTGGTTCATCTGATACTTTTTGTCTTTTTGACAGGAATTGTATTTGCTTATACAAGAGCCGCCTACTTGTCTGTTCTGTTAATACCGGTCATCTATTTTATCTTCGCAAAAAGGCTTACGAAATGGATTGCTGCTTTGTCCTTATTTGCCATCTTATTGCTGGGTGTTTTTATGGCAAACGACAACCGGTATCTTTCTTATGCACCTGATTATGAATCGACCATCTATCACGAAGATCTGGAAGACCATATAATTGCCACATTTGAGGGTAAAGATGTCTCTTCCATGGAACGCATATACAGGTGGATAGCGGCTGCAAGAATGTGTGCCGACCGTCCGCTGGTTGGATTTGGACCCGGTAATTTTTATAGCTATTACCGTTATTATACCATTGACAACTTTGAAACTTATGTCAGTGATAATATAGAGCAGTCCGGAGTACACAATTATTTCCTGATGACTCTGGTAGATCAGGGAATAATCGGGCTGGCTTTGTTTTTGGCGTTTTGTCTTTCTGTGCTGATTGCCGGAGAATATCTTTACAGGAGAAGCCCGCCCGAACAAAAAAGATTTGTCATGACCTTGCTGATTTCATTTGCCATCATACTGCTCAATATTACTTTGGGCGATTTGATTGAAGTAGATAAAATCGGCTCCTTCTTTTTTATGATAGCCGCCCTGATTGTCAATTTTTCAATTTCATCTAAAAACAAAGAAGCCAATCTTTCTTTGCCGGAGGAAACAAACCATCCGTAA
- a CDS encoding oligosaccharide flippase family protein: MNRRFAANVAVLVFVNLLIKPLWIFGIDRTIQNTVGPATYGAYFVLFNFSFLLQTLLDFGINNYNSRAVAQNHDWIETHFSGILTVKLFLSLGYLILCLLGAWILGYKNFDLYLLLILCFNQILLSFITYFRSNLQGLHRFRSDSFMSVLDRILMILICSAILWGGVLPPPFKIQWFVYAQTAGYFLTAMVGIGLVAGHLKKPVFNFDREFLTGILRKSYPFALIGVLMSIYHRIDSVMLEKILPEEGAFQAGIYASAYRILDAANMIGVLLSTILLPMFARMLIKKESVEKLVGFASKGLFSFAAAGAISCFFFRESIMNWLYADATPYYASVFGWLILSFIAISSVYVFGAFLTANNNLWQINLIALVSVGINVGLNLLLIPQFKAIGSSWSALITQSFAALAFIIVAIKNLSLPVRFLEIFKCICYLLLCSGISIAATQINFFSWQLSFLLSFFVCLLTAWLIGLLSIRTTMNF; the protein is encoded by the coding sequence ATGAACAGACGCTTTGCAGCAAATGTAGCAGTATTGGTATTTGTCAATTTGCTCATAAAGCCTTTATGGATTTTTGGAATAGATCGAACCATACAAAACACGGTAGGTCCTGCGACTTATGGTGCTTATTTTGTTCTGTTTAACTTTTCTTTTTTGTTACAAACCCTGCTTGACTTTGGAATTAATAACTATAACAGTCGTGCAGTAGCACAAAACCACGATTGGATTGAAACTCATTTTTCAGGAATATTGACGGTAAAATTATTTTTAAGTTTAGGTTATCTAATCCTCTGTCTTTTAGGTGCTTGGATTTTAGGTTACAAAAACTTTGACCTGTACCTTCTTTTAATACTTTGTTTCAATCAGATTTTACTGTCATTCATCACCTATTTCCGTTCCAATCTTCAGGGTTTACACCGGTTTCGTTCAGACAGTTTTATGTCTGTACTCGACCGGATTTTGATGATTCTGATCTGTTCCGCAATTTTGTGGGGGGGAGTTTTACCTCCACCATTTAAAATTCAATGGTTTGTGTATGCTCAAACTGCCGGATACTTTTTAACGGCAATGGTAGGAATAGGTTTAGTTGCAGGGCATCTCAAAAAACCTGTATTTAACTTTGACCGGGAATTTTTAACCGGAATTTTGCGGAAAAGCTACCCCTTTGCTTTGATAGGAGTATTGATGAGCATCTATCATCGGATTGATTCGGTGATGCTTGAAAAAATTTTGCCGGAAGAAGGTGCATTTCAGGCAGGTATTTATGCTTCGGCTTACCGGATTTTAGATGCAGCCAATATGATAGGTGTCCTTTTGTCAACTATTTTGTTGCCTATGTTTGCAAGAATGTTGATCAAAAAGGAATCAGTAGAAAAATTAGTCGGATTTGCGTCTAAAGGTTTGTTTTCATTTGCAGCAGCCGGGGCTATTTCTTGTTTTTTCTTTAGGGAATCAATTATGAATTGGTTGTATGCTGATGCTACCCCTTACTATGCATCAGTATTTGGCTGGCTTATTTTGTCATTTATTGCCATTTCTTCTGTATATGTTTTTGGGGCTTTTTTGACCGCCAACAATAATTTATGGCAGATCAATTTAATTGCCCTGGTCAGTGTTGGAATAAATGTAGGATTAAACCTCTTATTGATTCCTCAATTCAAGGCAATAGGTTCCTCCTGGTCAGCTCTGATAACTCAAAGTTTTGCAGCCCTTGCATTTATAATTGTAGCCATCAAAAACCTATCCTTGCCTGTTCGATTCCTTGAAATTTTCAAATGCATTTGTTATTTGCTTTTATGTTCAGGCATATCCATTGCTGCTACCCAGATAAATTTTTTTTCGTGGCAACTCTCCTTTTTGCTGTCTTTTTTCGTCTGTCTGTTAACTGCATGGTTAATTGGTTTATTATCAATCAGAACAACAATGAATTTCTGA
- a CDS encoding AMP-binding protein — MQDRSVFKTPLYMLYQWESQKPKEVFLKQPVDGRWINFTWEEAADQIRRMAAALKALNLPSGSKIAMVSKNCAHWLMADLAIMMSGHISVPLYPNITAATLNYILQHSEAKVLFVGKLDDWSAMKPGLTEDVYCISFPDMYKTDKEFDNWDTLIAQHEPLQGEIDRDLDEMMTIIYTSGTTGKPKGVMHSFYTFSYAITNAMKVIDISDIKDKHLFSYLPLSHIAERMLVEMGSIYFGTKVYFAQSLDTFAENLQFAEPSIFLAVPRIWTKFQKKILEKLPQKKLNLLLSIPVISTLIKNKIKKSLGLTKAKFCFTGAAPIPASLLQWFQKLGITIQEVYAMTENSAYSHFTRPDRIEFGYVGQPMPHVSVKISEIGEILVKSDANMLGYYKEPEITAATFDENHYLKTGDKGIIGKDNFLKITGRVKEIFKTEKGKYVAPAPIEMELSENEFVEQVCVVGANLPQPIALVVLSEAGKSIEKNRVGESLTDTVQKVNGRFEKHEHLKTLVVVKEEWTVENSLLTPTLKIKRNPIEEMYGSRFQLWYNKDEKIVWE, encoded by the coding sequence ATGCAGGACAGATCCGTTTTCAAAACCCCGTTGTATATGTTGTACCAATGGGAAAGTCAAAAGCCAAAAGAGGTTTTTTTAAAACAACCCGTTGATGGCAGATGGATAAATTTTACATGGGAAGAAGCAGCCGATCAAATTCGCCGGATGGCAGCAGCATTAAAGGCACTTAATCTGCCTTCAGGCAGTAAAATTGCCATGGTCTCCAAAAACTGTGCACATTGGTTAATGGCTGATTTGGCAATAATGATGAGCGGACACATATCTGTTCCGCTATATCCCAATATTACCGCCGCTACTTTGAATTATATTCTTCAGCACAGCGAAGCCAAAGTCTTGTTTGTCGGCAAATTAGACGACTGGAGTGCAATGAAACCGGGTTTAACCGAGGATGTTTATTGCATTTCTTTTCCCGATATGTATAAAACTGACAAAGAGTTTGACAACTGGGATACATTGATTGCACAACATGAACCACTTCAAGGTGAAATAGATCGAGATTTGGACGAAATGATGACCATTATCTATACTTCCGGAACTACCGGTAAACCCAAAGGGGTGATGCACTCTTTTTATACTTTTTCTTACGCCATTACCAACGCCATGAAAGTGATTGATATCAGCGATATCAAAGACAAACATCTGTTTTCTTATCTCCCCCTTTCACATATTGCAGAGCGGATGTTAGTCGAAATGGGGAGCATCTACTTCGGGACAAAGGTGTATTTTGCCCAATCTTTAGATACGTTTGCCGAAAACCTGCAATTTGCCGAGCCTTCAATTTTTCTGGCAGTACCCCGTATCTGGACAAAATTTCAGAAAAAAATTCTGGAAAAGCTGCCACAGAAAAAGCTCAATCTATTGCTGTCTATTCCTGTAATTTCTACCCTGATTAAAAATAAAATAAAAAAGTCGCTGGGGTTGACCAAAGCTAAGTTTTGCTTTACCGGAGCTGCCCCTATTCCTGCATCTCTCTTACAATGGTTTCAAAAACTCGGTATTACGATACAGGAAGTTTATGCCATGACCGAAAATAGTGCCTATTCACATTTCACCCGCCCCGACCGGATTGAGTTCGGATATGTTGGGCAACCCATGCCGCATGTTAGTGTTAAAATCAGTGAAATTGGCGAAATCCTCGTAAAAAGTGATGCCAATATGTTGGGTTATTACAAAGAACCCGAAATTACGGCGGCAACCTTTGACGAAAATCATTACCTCAAAACAGGGGATAAAGGAATAATCGGGAAAGATAATTTCCTAAAAATTACAGGAAGGGTCAAAGAAATTTTTAAAACGGAAAAAGGCAAATATGTTGCACCTGCACCCATCGAAATGGAGTTGTCCGAAAACGAATTTGTAGAGCAGGTCTGTGTAGTTGGTGCTAATTTGCCTCAACCCATTGCCTTGGTAGTTTTATCTGAAGCGGGTAAATCTATCGAGAAAAACCGGGTAGGAGAAAGCTTAACCGATACCGTTCAAAAGGTGAACGGAAGATTTGAAAAACATGAACACCTCAAAACTCTGGTGGTGGTTAAAGAGGAATGGACCGTTGAAAACTCATTGCTTACCCCGACTTTGAAAATTAAACGCAACCCTATTGAAGAAATGTATGGTTCGCGTTTTCAGTTGTGGTATAACAAAGATGAAAAAATCGTATGGGAATAA
- a CDS encoding GtrA family protein: protein MQQWIKKVYTLYEQKLKFALASFIATLTDYLLYLLFTLFFLFAPVPSNIVSSFCGMLVNFLLHKKMVFSLQRKAHHAFLLSVLVSVGGIGLGTTIIYLLTQYPFFTQHQYITKLIATGIVFFYNFYFKRFAFEKRFQTKARPDIGSTE, encoded by the coding sequence ATGCAGCAATGGATAAAAAAAGTTTACACCTTATATGAGCAGAAGTTAAAATTTGCCCTTGCTTCGTTCATTGCTACTTTGACAGATTACTTGTTGTATCTGCTCTTTACCCTTTTTTTTCTCTTTGCACCCGTACCTTCTAATATCGTTTCGAGTTTTTGCGGGATGTTGGTCAATTTTTTGTTGCACAAAAAAATGGTATTCTCGCTTCAACGAAAAGCGCATCATGCTTTTTTATTGTCAGTACTGGTTTCGGTGGGTGGAATTGGATTGGGCACAACCATTATTTATCTACTTACCCAATACCCTTTTTTTACCCAACATCAATACATTACCAAACTCATTGCAACCGGAATCGTCTTTTTCTACAATTTTTACTTTAAACGCTTTGCTTTTGAAAAGCGGTTTCAAACAAAAGCCCGCCCCGATATCGGCTCAACAGAGTAA
- a CDS encoding DUF4258 domain-containing protein, producing MKPIQLKMRKMINELNFDDGLMLSYYLPRFDDPDLVEDSNTSPYFTSHANLRLSHRGINRSMIEDTIKYGIKICKQGLCFYVMQAKLIPGWLDQKYAEKIKNIVVVMKRPDIVLTVYKNNNAMRNIMKKPKRLKRNTVNGFFEYSKTSKIL from the coding sequence ATGAAGCCAATTCAATTAAAAATGAGGAAAATGATAAATGAGCTAAACTTTGATGACGGGTTGATGCTGAGTTATTATTTGCCAAGATTTGATGATCCTGATTTAGTAGAAGATTCTAATACAAGTCCATATTTCACTTCTCATGCAAATCTTCGCTTATCACACAGAGGCATCAACCGGTCTATGATTGAAGATACCATTAAATACGGTATAAAAATCTGCAAACAAGGACTTTGTTTTTATGTGATGCAAGCCAAATTGATTCCCGGATGGCTTGATCAAAAGTATGCTGAAAAAATCAAAAACATTGTGGTTGTGATGAAACGTCCGGATATTGTGCTGACGGTTTACAAAAACAACAATGCTATGCGCAATATAATGAAAAAACCAAAGAGGTTAAAACGGAATACGGTAAATGGTTTTTTTGAATATTCAAAAACTTCTAAAATCCTGTAA
- a CDS encoding c-type cytochrome, with amino-acid sequence MLNKRLFDLIICLFFLSLSGLSVQAQDGDPRSGEEYKKGQTIFTSQCTSCHKINQKLVGPALAGVYDKYDRAWLLSWIKNSQELIKANDPKAVAIFNEFNKSVMPAFSLSDADVDAVLSYIKVETETPAAVAAAPTGEAGAATGGSDHTITIFLVIIAVVLLAVLLILTRISDALRNLMRERMGQLVPVSIPLGKVLFSKKMIALLSLVVLIFLGYATVDSATKLGRQQGYAPAQPIKFSHQLHAGVNKIDCQYCHSGAAKGKSAVIPSPSLCMNCHKAVSQGPVYGTTEIAKIYDAVGWDPDKMQYKPDYEEKPIEWVRIHNLPDHVYFNHSQHVTAGGVACQTCHGPVEEMEVLRQHSTLGMGWCVNCHRQTSVNFGGNEFYKSYEKLHEGLKSGKVKQVTVEDIGGLECQKCHY; translated from the coding sequence ATGCTTAACAAAAGGCTGTTCGATTTAATCATTTGCTTGTTCTTTTTATCGTTATCCGGTTTGTCTGTTCAGGCTCAGGATGGTGATCCTCGAAGTGGAGAGGAATATAAGAAAGGACAAACCATTTTTACATCACAATGTACAAGTTGCCATAAAATCAATCAAAAATTAGTAGGTCCTGCATTGGCCGGCGTATATGATAAATACGATAGAGCATGGTTACTAAGCTGGATTAAAAATTCGCAGGAATTAATTAAAGCTAATGACCCGAAAGCAGTTGCCATATTTAACGAGTTCAATAAGTCGGTGATGCCTGCTTTCAGCTTGTCTGATGCCGACGTTGATGCTGTTCTTAGTTATATCAAGGTAGAAACCGAAACCCCTGCTGCTGTAGCTGCGGCCCCAACAGGAGAAGCAGGTGCTGCTACCGGAGGCAGTGATCATACAATTACTATTTTTCTGGTTATTATAGCCGTTGTTTTACTCGCTGTTTTATTGATTTTAACCCGAATTTCAGATGCTTTGCGCAACTTGATGCGGGAAAGAATGGGCCAGCTTGTTCCGGTTTCAATTCCACTTGGAAAAGTACTGTTCAGTAAAAAAATGATTGCCTTACTTTCTTTGGTAGTTCTGATTTTTCTCGGATATGCAACTGTTGACAGTGCTACCAAGTTAGGAAGACAACAAGGCTACGCTCCTGCACAACCCATCAAATTTTCACATCAGTTGCACGCAGGAGTTAATAAAATAGATTGTCAGTATTGCCATTCGGGGGCTGCAAAAGGAAAATCTGCGGTTATCCCTTCTCCAAGTTTGTGTATGAATTGTCACAAGGCAGTTTCTCAAGGCCCTGTATATGGAACTACCGAAATTGCAAAGATATATGATGCCGTCGGTTGGGACCCTGATAAAATGCAATACAAACCTGACTATGAAGAAAAACCGATAGAGTGGGTTCGTATCCATAATTTGCCCGACCATGTATATTTTAACCATTCACAACACGTTACAGCAGGTGGTGTAGCCTGTCAGACTTGTCATGGCCCTGTCGAAGAAATGGAAGTGTTAAGACAACATTCAACTTTAGGAATGGGGTGGTGTGTGAATTGTCATCGCCAAACAAGTGTCAACTTTGGAGGCAATGAGTTTTACAAATCTTATGAGAAACTGCATGAAGGGTTGAAATCAGGAAAAGTAAAACAGGTAACCGTAGAAGATATTGGCGGTTTGGAATGTCAAAAATGCCATTATTAA